The following coding sequences are from one Oncorhynchus clarkii lewisi isolate Uvic-CL-2024 chromosome 20, UVic_Ocla_1.0, whole genome shotgun sequence window:
- the LOC139375907 gene encoding zinc finger protein 644-like, translating to MSDLTGIDEEEKDADPMMDPLDLLQDPMRNQMPLFMEMLDRPQTSPMRENSSVLDVLSNTNVLSVNGPSSHQIFESDEFNSLSTEKEEEKSITQLKNVQDIDTTGIWGFDVESSENSMDNYEGPLSWDPQREFMQFLWDNHDDSPVEEPPKADPPPNSQRRRKRKMDMVVMVDPSEELYSDLSLKSTKDIFDEEDQEDPVPINKVQLLRKSSKPQSPTAKKAQYPNGTVDAIKQLIFSAPERNPHEQSVAHKLTPLNGKPQTDPCSEEEPLFFPCTKCNINFKEKNHLHRHMRTHTDPPSPINMPKPFICRECGQSFRFRNALLRHMTIHQERRERLMEEIKGMNELKDEGTDARLQCPQCAFGTNCPNTFIQHAKTHEKDKRYYDCKKCNYMAVTVFELERHVNKEHGLCKNQEEPPEKLSVLKSKEEDETHHSYSCNCCSYGTSSKNVFKNHLAIRHNQTYEEYEALQCRERKEYAQPPSEKHLPIRKSPVVDSFTSELTSKFSVKKQAFRKRTDSPCDSNDISDLFKKDKMVHRAQRGFKSQPTESKLDKSINNLLSRQRSDKQRNEKIDVTTGFSFIEDRNGDTNDHDFGRTLSGISENPNSSSNSHKYLLASKLENNTLNSVCEKPVLKKYPSKRKMSTPYRNTVDQDSCFILPKNLQSPKMLNMMEDMEEEDRDDKDVFQYSDYATDANTKLLDKSEIKQDKAYIVNSFSRRMSMRGVLETSEDMIEKGQDGQSQQKLVVKEECIETHLFGETLAPNSVPLSESFLDPDLEGGGERKTCPYCPAVFESGVGLSNHVRGHLHRVGLSYNARHVVSREQVASQDRKPRIRRKMVAMQRLKTAPKLGSEDSPVRGHSCPLCGDSFDNKTGLSNHVRGHLKRLGKTIATKSKSPMLLLRELMRDKREFQRALQILGKKRIPSHSRIPSKQAISNHLTPPKWNPIQNLYNNAKSLVPMYSLPGETLDKKQAETKLEVKGSLSSALIGILKKRKCQVDSKLRTSSLTARNALAVPPSTEHSRGAQVNSTLSNSTSEKGEFNRKVCVHCNATFHSGVSLSNHLRAYAKRKRTALLEGTTYDCKQRRQRSRPGSKKKTSPTTPHAPEEMYRLTCRFCDLVFQGPLSVQEDWIKHLQRHIMNTSVPHTGAGMREVTSLPNDPSFTTTERQTPSLATHTAS from the exons ATGTCTGATCTGACCGGTATTGATGAAGAGGAAAAAGATGCAGATCCTATGATGGACCCCTTAGATCTCCTTCAGGATCCAATGAGAAATCAGATGCCCTTGTTTATGGAAATGTTGGACAGACCTCAGACTTCTCCAATGAGAGAAAATAGCAGTGTCCTTGATGTTCTCTCAAACACaaatgtgttgtctgtgaatggACCTTCTTCACACCAGATCTTCGAATCAGATGAGTTCAACAGCTTGTCAACAgaaaaggaggaggaaaagagtATTACTCAGTTGAAGAATGTGCAGGACATTGACACTACAGGGATATGGGGTTTCGATGTGGAATCTTCTGAAAACTCAATGGATAATTATGAGGGTCCCCTAAGCTGGGACCCTCAGAGAGAATTCATGCAGTTTCTATGGGACAACCATGATGATTCTCCTGTGGAGGAGCCACCAAAGGCAGATCCTCCCCCAAATAGCCAAAGGAGGAGGAAACGCAAAATGGACATGGTGGTCATGGTTGATCCCTCAGAGGAACTTTACTCTGATTTGAGCCTCAAGTCAACAAAAGACATATTTGATGAGGAGGATCAAGAAGACCCTGTTCCCATCAACAAGGTCCAATTATTAAGAAAAAGCTCCAAACCTCAATCACCGACAGCGAAGAAAGCCCAGTATCCCAATGGAACTGTAGATGCCATCAAGCAACTGATTTTCAGTGCGCCAGAAAGAAATCCACATGAGCAAAGCGTGGCTCACAAGCTTACGCCATTGAATGGGAAACCGCAGACAGACCCTTGTTCAGAGGAAGAGCCATTGTTTTTTCCTTGCACAAAGTGCAACATCAATTTCAAGGAGAAGAACCATTTGCACCGGCACATGAGGACTCACACAGATCCGCCCAGTCCTATCAACATGCCAAAGCCTTTTATATGCAGGGAGTGTGGACAGTCGTTCCGCTTTCGCAACGCCCTTCTTCGGCATATGACCATACaccaggagagaagggagagactcaTGGAGGAGATCAAGGGCATGAATGAATTGAAGGATGAGGGCACAGATGCAAGGCTACAGTGCCCCCAGTGTGCTTTTGGAACAAATTGTCCAAATACTTTTATTCAACATGCTAAGACTCATGAGAAGGACAAGCGGTACTACGACTGTAAGAAGTGTAACTACATGGCTGTGACAGTGTTTGAACTTGAGAGACATGTGAACAAAGAGCACGGTCTCTGTAAAAACCAGGAAGAGCCGCCGGAGAAACTCAGTGTGTTAAAGTCAAAGGAAGAGGATGAAACGCATCATTCTTACTCCTGTAACTGTTGTTCTTATGGCACCTCAAGCAAAAACGTATTCAAAAATCATCTTGCGATTCGTCATAATCAGACATACGAAGAATATGAAGCTTTGCAGtgtagagaaagaaaggagtaTGCACAACCACCCTCTGAGAAGCACCTCCCCATTAGGAAATCCCCAGTAGTAGATTCCTTTACTTCAGAGCTGACATCCAAATTCTCTGTAAAAAAACAGGCTTTCAGAAAAAGAACAGATTCCCCTTGTGATTCAAATGACATTTCCGATCTTTTCAAAAAGGATAAAATGGTTCACAGAGCACAAAGGGGATTCAAGTCTCAACCCACAGAGTCAAAACTTGACAAGTCAATAAATAATCTGCTGTCTCGACAAAGAAGTGACAAGCAGAGGAATGAAAAAATTGATGTCACCACAGGTTTTTCTTTTATTGAGGACAGAAACGGGGACACCAATGATCATGATTTTGGAAGAACATTGTCAGGAATTTCAGAAAATCCAAATTCTTCCTCTAATAGCCACAAATATTTATTGGCATCTAAGTTGGAGAATAATACATTAAATTCTGTCTGTGAAAAGCCCGTTCTGAAAAAGTACCCCTCCAAAAGAAAAATGTCCACCCCTTATCGcaatactgttgaccaggactctTGCTTCATTTTACCCAAAAATTTGCAAAGTCCAAAGATGCTAAATATGATGGAAGATATGGAAGAGGAAGACCGTGATGATAAGGATGTGTTCCAGTATAGTGACTATGCCACAGATGCCAACACTAAACTTCTTGATAAAAGTGAAATCAAGCAAGATAAAGCGTACATTGTTAATTCCTTTAGCAGAAGAATGTCTATGAGGGGAGTCCTTGAAACCTCTGAAGACATGATTGAGAAAGGTCAAGACGGGCAGTCTCAGCAGAAGCTTGTTGTCAAGGAAGAGTGCATCGAAACACATCTTTTTGGAGAGACCCTTGCGCCTAACTCAGTACCTCTAAGTGAATCCTTTTTAGATCCTGATTTGGAAGGTGGTGGGGAGCGGAAGACCTGCCCTTACTGTCCTGCAGTGTTTGAGTCAGGTGTGGGATTATCCAATCATGTCAGAGGGCATCTTCATCGGGTTGGACTGAGTTACAATGCACGCCATGTGGTATCAAGGGAGCAAGTGGCTTCTCAAGATCGGAAGCCTCGCATCCGTCGAAAGATGGTAGCAATGCAACGACTGAAAACAG CGCCCAAGTTGGGGTCCGAGGACTCTCCGGTTCGAGGGCACTCCTGTCCATTATGTGGGGACTCCTTTGATAATAAGACTGGGCTGTCCAACCATGTTCGGGGCCATCTGAAACGGCTCGGCAAAACCATCGCCACTAAGTCCAAATCCCCAATGTTGTTGCTCCGGGAGCTGATGCGTGACAAGAGAGAGTTCCAGAGAGCTCTGCAGATTCTGGGCAAAAAACGGATCCCCTCCCATTCCAGAATCCCCTCAAAGCAGGCCATATCTAATCATCTGACACCTCCTAAATGGAATcccatccagaacctctacaaCAATGCCAAATCACTGGTGCCCATGTATTCTCTACCAGGGGAAACATTGGATAAGAAACAGGCAGAGACTAAGTTGGAGGTGAAAGGTTCACTCTCGAGTGCCTTGATAGGAATTCTGAAGAAGAGGAAGTGTCAGGTGGACTCAAAGTTGAGGACTTCCTCTCTAACGGCAAGAAACGCCCTGGCAGTTCCCCCCAGTACAGAGCACAGTAGAGGAGCACAAGTAAACTCAACACTCTCAAACTCTACATCAG AGAAAGGTGAATTCAACAGGAAGGTGTGTGTCCATTGCAATGCAACCTTCCACAGCGGTGTTAGTCTGTCCAATCACTTGCGGGCATACGCAAAACGAAAGAGGACTGCCTTGTTGGAGGGAACAA CGTATGACTGTAAACAAAGGAGGCAGAGATCGAGGCCTGGTTCCAAGAAGAAGACATCCCCTACTACTCCACACGCACCCGAGGAGATGTATAGACTAACCTGCAG ATTCTGTGACCTAGTTTTCCAGGGCCCCTTGTCGGTCCAGGAGGACTGGATAAAGCATCTACAAAGGCACATTATGAATACCAGTGTCCCCCACACAGGGGCAGGCATGAGGGAGGTCACCTCATTGCCCAATgacccctccttcaccaccaccGAAAGACAAACCCCATCACTGGCAACTCACACTGCCTCCTAA